From bacterium, one genomic window encodes:
- a CDS encoding HlyD family efflux transporter periplasmic adaptor subunit: MKWTDKRKLTWVVGAALLLLLLAWAFRPRPELVDIAEAGRAPLLVTLDEEGETRVRDRFVVSAPLAGRVQRIELEPGDPVEADKTVLAIFQPQTPTLLDARSRAEAEAGARAARASLERARADRDRAAAELEFAQAEVERFRRLAGEKIVSEEELESAELEARSRAEAREAAEFAAQTARYQLEVARARLLEGGALGGGNPHGGEAGSPISLRSPVDGVVLRRMRESEAVVPAGEPLLEVGAPEDLEIVADYLSADAVKIRPADRVLIEEWGGERALEGRVRRVEPSGFMKISALGVEEQRVNIVVDFEDPPAGRPGLADGFRVELRVVLWEGEDVLQVPAGSLFRDGDDWVVFTVDGGRARVRKVEIGRMGGLVAEVVSGLDEGDRVILHPGDSIVDGLRVQPRPS; the protein is encoded by the coding sequence ATGAAATGGACAGACAAGCGCAAGCTCACCTGGGTGGTAGGGGCAGCCCTGCTCTTGCTGCTCCTGGCTTGGGCCTTCAGGCCGCGGCCCGAGCTGGTCGACATAGCCGAAGCGGGCCGTGCGCCCCTGCTGGTGACCCTCGATGAAGAGGGCGAGACCCGGGTGCGCGATCGCTTCGTCGTCTCGGCGCCCCTCGCCGGCCGCGTGCAGCGGATCGAGCTCGAGCCGGGCGACCCGGTCGAGGCGGACAAGACCGTGCTCGCCATCTTCCAGCCGCAGACACCGACCCTGCTCGACGCTCGCAGCCGGGCCGAGGCGGAGGCCGGCGCCCGGGCCGCGCGGGCGAGCCTCGAGCGCGCGCGGGCGGACCGGGACCGCGCCGCGGCCGAGCTCGAGTTCGCCCAGGCCGAGGTCGAGCGTTTCCGGCGCCTGGCCGGGGAGAAGATCGTCTCGGAGGAGGAGCTCGAGTCGGCGGAGCTCGAGGCGCGCAGCCGGGCGGAAGCCCGAGAGGCGGCCGAGTTCGCCGCTCAGACCGCCCGCTACCAGCTCGAAGTGGCCCGTGCCCGGCTGCTCGAAGGGGGTGCGCTCGGTGGTGGTAATCCGCATGGTGGCGAAGCCGGCTCTCCGATCTCGCTGCGCTCGCCGGTGGACGGCGTGGTCCTGCGCCGGATGCGCGAAAGCGAGGCGGTAGTGCCCGCGGGAGAGCCGCTGCTCGAGGTGGGCGCGCCCGAGGACCTCGAGATCGTGGCCGACTATCTCTCGGCGGACGCGGTCAAGATCCGGCCCGCGGACCGGGTGCTGATCGAAGAGTGGGGCGGGGAGCGCGCGCTCGAGGGACGAGTGCGACGGGTCGAGCCTTCGGGCTTCATGAAGATCTCGGCTCTCGGGGTCGAGGAGCAGCGGGTCAACATAGTAGTTGATTTCGAGGATCCGCCGGCGGGCCGACCCGGGCTGGCCGACGGCTTCCGGGTGGAGCTGCGGGTCGTGTTGTGGGAAGGGGAGGACGTTCTCCAGGTGCCCGCCGGCAGCCTATTCCGCGACGGCGACGACTGGGTCGTCTTCACGGTCGATGGCGGCAGAGCGCGCGTGCGCAAGGTCGAGATCGGCCGCATGGGCGGCCTCGTCGCCGAGGTCGTGAGCGGCCTCGACGAGGGCGACCGGGTCATTCTCCACCCGGGCGACAGCATCGTCGACGGCCTGCGCGTCCAACCACGACCGAGCTGA